In Rhodobacter xanthinilyticus, a single window of DNA contains:
- a CDS encoding FAD-dependent oxidoreductase yields MSDPVVVIGAGVVGVMTARALRLRGAEVVVVDALPGAAEMCSRGNAGMLAVGHAKAWAEPAAIPALLRALVGREPSVKVTRPFDPALWRWGVEFLRHCTPAANARNTSAEQRLSRFSRDRLAAAEAEMGLPVDTWHEGALYLFQDAAQFARYRAKLPEGGEITALSREELVAREPSLAAMGERLAGGLLSRIDSVGDCALFTRRTAAWLGGAGVAMRFETRVTGFAQSLGRITAVETDRGPIACSAVVLATGVETADLTRPLGFVPQIYPVKGYSGTWRITDPAGVPRLPFVDETELLAVANYGDRLRVTAIAEFAGRDRSLPPARTALLDAYVRRRFGAAVDLETPEFWTGLRPTTPAGPPYLGRVRTHSNLWINAGHGQLGWTMSLGAGEILAQAMAGEPPALRDISSRARWLDAI; encoded by the coding sequence ATGAGCGATCCGGTGGTGGTGATTGGCGCGGGCGTGGTGGGGGTGATGACCGCCCGCGCGCTGCGCCTGCGAGGCGCCGAGGTGGTGGTGGTGGACGCGCTGCCGGGCGCGGCGGAGATGTGTTCGCGCGGCAATGCGGGGATGCTGGCGGTGGGCCATGCGAAGGCCTGGGCCGAGCCCGCGGCGATCCCGGCGCTCCTGCGCGCGCTGGTCGGGCGCGAGCCCTCGGTCAAGGTCACGCGGCCCTTCGACCCGGCGCTCTGGCGCTGGGGGGTGGAGTTCCTCCGCCATTGCACCCCCGCCGCAAACGCGCGCAACACCTCGGCCGAGCAGCGGCTGAGCCGGTTCAGCCGCGACCGGCTCGCCGCCGCCGAGGCCGAGATGGGCCTGCCGGTCGACACCTGGCACGAGGGCGCGCTCTATCTCTTCCAGGATGCAGCGCAATTCGCCCGCTACCGCGCGAAACTGCCCGAGGGCGGCGAGATCACCGCGCTGAGCCGCGAGGAGTTGGTCGCGCGCGAGCCGAGCCTTGCGGCGATGGGCGAGCGGCTCGCGGGCGGGCTCTTGAGCCGGATCGACTCGGTGGGCGATTGCGCGCTCTTCACCCGGCGCACGGCGGCCTGGCTCGGCGGCGCGGGCGTGGCCATGCGCTTCGAGACGCGGGTGACGGGCTTTGCCCAAAGCCTCGGACGGATCACCGCGGTCGAGACCGATCGCGGGCCGATCGCCTGCTCGGCGGTGGTGCTCGCCACCGGGGTCGAGACGGCCGACCTCACCCGCCCCTTGGGCTTCGTGCCGCAGATCTACCCGGTGAAGGGCTATTCCGGCACCTGGCGGATCACCGACCCCGCCGGCGTGCCGCGGCTGCCCTTCGTCGACGAGACCGAGCTTCTCGCCGTTGCCAATTACGGCGACCGGCTGCGCGTCACCGCGATCGCCGAATTCGCCGGTCGCGACCGCAGCCTGCCGCCCGCGCGCACCGCGCTCCTTGACGCCTATGTCCGCCGCCGCTTTGGCGCCGCGGTCGATCTCGAGACCCCGGAATTCTGGACCGGCCTGCGCCCCACGACGCCGGCGGGCCCGCCCTATCTTGGCCGCGTGCGCACCCATTCGAACCTCTGGATCAACGCCGGGCACGGCCAGCTCGGCTGGACGATGAGCCTCGGCGCGGGCGAGATTCTGGCGCAGGCGATGGCCGGTGAACCGCCCGCGCTGCGCGATATTTCCTCGCGCGCGCGCTGGCTTGACGCGATCTGA
- a CDS encoding Na+/H+ antiporter subunit E, translated as MIKKILPHPHLTVLLTVVWLLLANAYTINSLVFGLIMGVVIPLITAPYWPDRPIIRNVPKIAEYVLIVLWDILKSNFIVAKIVLFLPKSKLQPAWVTVPLDVQEPEAVTVLAGTITMTPGTLTAELSADGHSLLVHCLHAPDPAGVREEIKERYERRLKEIFE; from the coding sequence ATGATCAAGAAAATCCTGCCGCACCCGCATCTGACCGTGCTCCTGACGGTGGTCTGGCTGCTTTTGGCCAATGCCTATACGATCAATTCGCTGGTCTTCGGGCTGATCATGGGGGTGGTGATCCCGCTGATCACCGCGCCCTATTGGCCCGACCGGCCGATCATCCGCAACGTGCCCAAGATCGCCGAATATGTGCTGATCGTGCTTTGGGACATCCTGAAATCGAACTTCATCGTCGCGAAGATCGTGCTCTTCCTGCCGAAGTCGAAGCTGCAACCCGCCTGGGTCACGGTGCCGCTCGATGTGCAGGAGCCCGAGGCGGTCACGGTGCTCGCGGGCACGATCACGATGACGCCGGGCACGCTGACGGCCGAGCTTTCGGCCGATGGCCACAGCCTGCTCGTCCATTGTCTGCACGCCCCAGACCCCGCCGGCGTGCGCGAGGAAATCAAGGAGCGCTACGAGCGCCGGCTGAAGGAGATTTTCGAATGA
- a CDS encoding glutamine synthetase family protein, producing MTDLSPSGSSVREAELFLEAHPEIEAFDIVLHDANGIGRGKIIRRHELLGLYKSGRHLPISILGLDIVGEDVHETGLIWDQGDGDLRAWPIPGSLKPLHGTTPPRGELLMSMYHLDGAEMTSDPRHALARQVKAMAAEGLYPAGAFELEFFLLDPDRAQGVRPAAAVLDGRRSDWTEVYSVDHLHGMQPLFSDIYRAAEAMGIKAETVISEYAPGQYELTLHYRTDVMEAADDLVRLKRIVRMQARRHGVVACFMAKPIEKYAGSGMHFHVSLCDAEGRNIFAEAIEGEWTDTIRHAIGGLRETMGESMLVFAPHANSWRRFANQSYAPVSPSWGVNNRSVALRIPAGDIKARRVEHRPSGVDANPYLVAATILAGIRHGLKNRIDPGPETTGNGYEGGDDLPIPGDWREAIAAATASAFLKDALGEDMHRTFTAIKAAEYQRVARWIADVDYELYLHTV from the coding sequence ATGACCGACCTTTCCCCCTCCGGCTCCTCCGTCCGCGAGGCCGAACTCTTCCTCGAAGCCCATCCCGAGATCGAGGCCTTCGACATCGTGCTGCATGATGCCAACGGCATCGGCCGCGGCAAGATCATCCGCCGCCACGAGCTTCTGGGCCTCTACAAATCCGGCCGCCACCTGCCGATCTCGATCCTCGGGCTCGATATCGTCGGCGAGGATGTCCATGAAACCGGGCTGATCTGGGATCAGGGCGATGGCGATCTGCGCGCCTGGCCGATCCCGGGCTCGCTCAAGCCGCTGCATGGCACCACCCCGCCGCGCGGCGAGCTTCTGATGTCGATGTATCACCTCGACGGCGCCGAGATGACCTCGGACCCGCGTCATGCTTTGGCGCGGCAGGTCAAGGCGATGGCGGCCGAGGGGCTTTACCCGGCGGGCGCTTTCGAGCTCGAATTCTTCCTCCTCGACCCCGATCGCGCGCAGGGCGTGCGCCCGGCGGCGGCGGTGCTCGACGGGCGGCGCTCGGACTGGACCGAGGTCTATTCGGTCGACCATCTGCACGGGATGCAGCCGCTCTTCTCCGATATCTACCGCGCGGCGGAGGCGATGGGGATCAAGGCCGAGACGGTGATTTCGGAATATGCGCCCGGCCAATATGAGCTGACGCTGCATTACCGCACCGATGTGATGGAGGCCGCCGACGATCTCGTGCGGCTCAAGCGGATCGTGCGGATGCAGGCGCGCCGGCATGGCGTGGTGGCCTGTTTCATGGCCAAGCCGATCGAGAAATACGCAGGCTCCGGGATGCATTTCCATGTCTCGCTTTGCGATGCCGAGGGGCGCAATATCTTCGCCGAGGCCATCGAGGGCGAATGGACCGACACGATCCGCCACGCGATCGGCGGGCTGCGCGAGACGATGGGCGAATCGATGCTCGTCTTCGCGCCGCATGCGAATTCCTGGCGCCGGTTCGCCAATCAGAGCTACGCCCCGGTCAGCCCGAGCTGGGGGGTGAACAACCGCTCGGTGGCGCTGCGGATCCCGGCGGGCGACATCAAGGCGCGGCGCGTCGAGCATCGTCCCTCGGGGGTCGATGCGAACCCCTATCTGGTCGCCGCGACGATCCTTGCCGGCATCCGCCACGGGCTGAAGAACCGCATCGACCCGGGCCCGGAGACCACCGGCAACGGCTATGAGGGCGGCGACGACCTGCCGATCCCGGGCGATTGGCGCGAGGCGATCGCGGCGGCGACGGCGTCCGCGTTCCTCAAGGATGCGCTCGGCGAGGACATGCACCGCACCTTCACCGCGATCAAGGCCGCCGAATATCAGCGCGTCGCGCGCTGGATCGCGGATGTGGATTACGAGCTCTACCTGCACACCGTCTGA
- a CDS encoding monovalent cation/H+ antiporter subunit D, translated as MADLIVAPVVLPAFLAPLIVLWMRFDLRTQRVFSVAGMVVLLALALGLAASASLNPPQVYRLGNWEAPFGIVLVLDRLSALMLVLTAALGLAVVLYAIGSGWDKRGWHFHSLMQFQMMGINGAFLTGDAFNLFVFFEVLLIASYGLMIHAGGERRLKAGVQYVVYNLAGSTLFLIALGTIYSVTGSLSMADLAQKVAVMPASETGLLRVGAALLMIVFAVKAALVPFQFWLPATYTNAPGPVAALFAIMTKVGVYAIIRFYTLVFPMGGTIGALAQEVLLPAAAVSLVIGMVGVLGARDLGRTVAYAVIGSVGTMMLAFAQFTELATGAGLYYMVHSTLAAAALFLITDLVRERRGALGLSISPSAPIRANGLIAAFFFAGAIAMAGMPPLSGFLGKLMILEATRGVWWLWAVVLVTSLIAIVGFARAGSTVFWKAYAVEGEAPDAPRDASAPGLAFTAAGGLLAGLVALTLFAGPASAWLNATAAQLYTPQAYISAVMDGAYERAWSATSGHEAAESHAAEPGAAAPDAGH; from the coding sequence ATGGCCGATCTGATCGTCGCGCCGGTGGTTCTGCCGGCCTTTCTGGCGCCCCTGATCGTGCTGTGGATGCGCTTCGATCTGCGCACGCAGCGGGTGTTCTCGGTGGCCGGGATGGTGGTTTTGCTCGCGCTCGCGCTCGGGCTGGCGGCCTCGGCGAGCCTCAACCCGCCGCAGGTCTATCGGCTGGGCAACTGGGAGGCGCCCTTCGGGATCGTGCTGGTGCTCGACCGGCTCTCGGCGCTGATGCTGGTGCTGACGGCGGCGCTCGGGCTGGCGGTCGTGCTCTATGCGATCGGCTCGGGCTGGGACAAGCGCGGCTGGCATTTCCACTCGCTGATGCAGTTCCAGATGATGGGGATCAACGGCGCCTTCCTCACCGGCGACGCCTTCAACCTCTTTGTTTTCTTTGAGGTTTTGCTGATCGCCTCCTATGGCCTCATGATCCATGCGGGCGGCGAGCGGCGGCTCAAGGCGGGGGTGCAATATGTCGTCTACAACCTCGCCGGCTCGACGCTCTTCCTGATCGCGCTCGGCACGATCTATTCGGTGACCGGCTCGCTCTCGATGGCCGATCTGGCGCAGAAGGTCGCGGTGATGCCCGCCTCGGAGACTGGGCTCTTGCGCGTCGGCGCGGCGCTTTTGATGATCGTCTTCGCGGTCAAGGCGGCGCTGGTGCCGTTCCAGTTCTGGCTGCCCGCGACCTATACCAACGCGCCGGGCCCCGTCGCGGCACTCTTCGCGATCATGACCAAGGTCGGCGTCTACGCGATCATCCGCTTCTACACGCTCGTCTTCCCGATGGGCGGCACGATCGGCGCGCTGGCGCAGGAGGTGCTGTTGCCCGCGGCGGCGGTGAGCCTCGTGATCGGCATGGTGGGCGTGCTGGGCGCGCGCGATCTGGGGCGGACGGTGGCCTATGCGGTGATCGGCTCGGTCGGCACGATGATGCTGGCGTTTGCGCAATTCACCGAGCTCGCGACCGGCGCGGGGCTTTACTACATGGTCCATTCGACGCTCGCCGCGGCCGCGCTCTTCCTGATCACCGATCTCGTGCGCGAGCGGCGCGGCGCGCTTGGCCTCTCGATCTCGCCCTCGGCGCCGATCCGGGCCAACGGGCTGATCGCGGCGTTCTTCTTTGCTGGCGCGATCGCGATGGCGGGGATGCCGCCGCTCTCGGGCTTCCTCGGCAAGCTGATGATCCTCGAGGCCACGCGCGGGGTCTGGTGGCTCTGGGCTGTGGTGCTGGTGACCTCGCTGATCGCGATCGTGGGGTTTGCGCGGGCGGGCTCGACGGTGTTCTGGAAGGCCTATGCGGTCGAGGGTGAGGCGCCCGACGCGCCGCGCGACGCCTCGGCGCCGGGGCTTGCCTTCACCGCAGCGGGTGGCCTCCTCGCCGGGCTCGTCGCGCTGACGCTCTTTGCCGGCCCGGCCAGCGCCTGGCTCAACGCCACCGCCGCGCAGCTTTACACGCCGCAGGCCTATATCTCGGCGGTGATGGACGGCGCCTATGAGCGCGCCTGGTCGGCGACCTCGGGGCATGAAGCCGCCGAGAGCCATGCCGCAGAACCGGGCGCCGCGGCGCCTGACGCCGGTCATTGA
- a CDS encoding amino acid ABC transporter permease, giving the protein MMHFDPTLPLKYWDALLIGLWMSLRLTLICLVLGVALGFLTSQARRARFAPLRALAVLYVELFRGTPVLIQLFWIFYCLPLLLGFEPGNFASAVIALSLYAGAITSETFRASLKSIPREQYDTCRALGITGLSLALWVVMPQALLRAIPTLLSNAVALFKESALISAVGMADLMFIGSSISNRTGRPVEMLTAVAIIYFVVAFPLTRVVGRVEARILRRLAV; this is encoded by the coding sequence ATGATGCATTTCGACCCGACCCTGCCGCTGAAATATTGGGATGCGCTCCTGATCGGGCTGTGGATGAGCCTGCGGCTGACGCTGATCTGTCTGGTGCTGGGCGTCGCGCTGGGCTTCCTGACCTCGCAGGCGCGCCGCGCGCGGTTCGCGCCGCTGCGTGCCCTCGCGGTGCTCTATGTCGAGCTCTTCCGCGGCACGCCGGTGCTGATCCAGCTCTTCTGGATCTTCTATTGCCTGCCGCTTCTCTTGGGGTTTGAGCCCGGCAACTTCGCCTCCGCCGTCATCGCGCTCTCGCTCTACGCCGGGGCGATCACCTCCGAGACCTTCCGCGCCAGCCTGAAATCGATCCCGCGCGAGCAATATGACACCTGCCGCGCGCTCGGCATCACCGGGCTGAGCCTGGCGCTCTGGGTGGTGATGCCGCAGGCGCTCCTGCGCGCGATCCCGACGCTTTTGTCGAACGCGGTCGCGCTCTTCAAGGAAAGCGCGCTGATCTCGGCGGTGGGCATGGCCGATCTGATGTTCATCGGCTCCTCGATCTCGAACCGCACCGGCCGGCCCGTCGAGATGCTGACCGCGGTGGCGATCATCTATTTCGTGGTGGCCTTCCCGCTGACCCGGGTGGTGGGGCGCGTCGAGGCGCGGATCCTGCGCCGGCTGGCGGTCTGA
- a CDS encoding aspartate aminotransferase family protein gives MGEALIGGVSIKRIEAFAAREAAAYAAARPRTRAALAEGAGAFLDGVPMHWMRDWPQPFPMLVARARGARIEDLDGHKIDDFCLGDTGSMFGHSPAPVARAIRAQAGRGLTYMLPTEDALAAGRLLTERFGPMLWQIATTATDANRNAIRVARAVTGRAKVLVFNGCYHGTVEDVMVRRREGRTEARPGLVGQVADLTRLAVAAEFNDLASVEAALAGGDIAAILTEPVMTNSCMVLPEPGFHAGLRDLASRFGALLIIDETHTISSGLGGYTRTHGLEPDIFVTGKCVAGGVATAIWGLSRETARRFGVYDAARAPGHSGMGTTLSANPLQFAALRATLAEVMTPENYARMEAGAARLSAGLTKAVTRVGAPWHVVRVGARVEFICAPGPLKNGIEAEAAHKPALEAAIHQGLLNRGSLIAPFHNMMLISPATSRAQIDRLVAAFAEVLGQLFET, from the coding sequence ATGGGCGAGGCGCTGATCGGCGGCGTATCCATCAAGCGGATTGAGGCGTTCGCGGCACGCGAGGCGGCGGCCTACGCGGCGGCGCGCCCGCGCACCCGCGCGGCGCTGGCCGAGGGCGCGGGCGCCTTTCTCGACGGCGTTCCGATGCATTGGATGCGCGACTGGCCGCAGCCCTTCCCGATGCTGGTGGCCCGCGCGCGCGGCGCCCGGATCGAAGACCTCGACGGCCACAAGATCGACGATTTCTGTCTGGGCGATACCGGCTCGATGTTCGGCCATTCGCCCGCCCCGGTGGCCCGCGCGATCCGCGCGCAGGCGGGCCGCGGGCTGACCTATATGCTGCCCACCGAGGACGCGCTGGCGGCCGGGCGGCTCCTGACCGAGCGGTTCGGGCCGATGCTCTGGCAGATCGCCACCACCGCGACCGACGCCAACCGCAACGCGATCCGCGTGGCGCGGGCGGTGACGGGGCGCGCGAAAGTGCTCGTCTTCAACGGCTGCTATCATGGCACGGTCGAGGATGTGATGGTGCGCCGCCGTGAGGGCCGGACCGAGGCGCGCCCCGGCCTCGTGGGCCAGGTCGCCGACCTCACCCGCCTCGCGGTCGCCGCCGAGTTCAACGACCTCGCCTCGGTCGAGGCGGCGCTCGCCGGGGGCGATATCGCCGCGATCCTGACCGAGCCGGTGATGACCAATTCCTGCATGGTGCTGCCCGAACCCGGGTTCCATGCCGGGCTGCGCGACCTCGCCTCGCGCTTTGGCGCGCTTTTGATCATCGACGAGACCCACACGATCTCCTCGGGGCTGGGGGGCTATACCCGCACCCATGGGCTCGAGCCCGATATCTTCGTCACCGGCAAATGCGTGGCGGGCGGGGTCGCGACCGCGATCTGGGGCCTCTCGCGCGAAACCGCGCGGCGCTTTGGCGTTTATGATGCCGCCCGCGCGCCCGGCCATTCGGGCATGGGCACCACCCTGTCCGCCAACCCGCTGCAATTCGCAGCGCTCCGCGCCACCCTCGCCGAGGTGATGACGCCGGAGAACTACGCCCGGATGGAGGCGGGCGCCGCGCGATTGAGCGCGGGGCTCACAAAGGCGGTGACGCGGGTGGGCGCGCCTTGGCACGTGGTGCGCGTCGGCGCGCGGGTGGAATTCATCTGCGCCCCCGGCCCCCTGAAAAACGGCATCGAGGCCGAGGCGGCGCATAAACCCGCCCTCGAGGCCGCGATCCATCAGGGGCTTCTGAACCGCGGTTCTCTGATCGCGCCGTTCCACAATATGATGCTGATCAGCCCCGCCACCTCGCGCGCACAGATCGACCGCCTCGTCGCGGCCTTCGCCGAGGTTCTGGGGCAGCTATTCGAGACCTGA
- a CDS encoding Na+/H+ antiporter subunit G, which yields MELFWELLVSGLLVVGGFFGLVGSYGLVKLPDPMTRLHAPTKAATLGVGSVLIASMVYFAAFKGQVTAHELMVTLFLFLTAPVTAHFIAKANMLRDHRPEDLPRPEGEGDWAVYTPMSDTSAEELVETPELTDEDRR from the coding sequence ATGGAACTCTTCTGGGAACTCCTCGTCTCGGGCCTCCTGGTGGTCGGCGGCTTCTTCGGCCTCGTGGGCAGCTACGGGCTCGTCAAACTCCCCGATCCGATGACGCGGCTGCATGCGCCGACCAAGGCCGCCACGCTCGGCGTCGGCTCGGTGCTGATCGCCTCGATGGTCTATTTCGCGGCCTTCAAGGGGCAGGTCACGGCCCATGAGCTGATGGTGACGCTGTTTTTGTTCCTGACCGCGCCGGTCACCGCGCATTTCATCGCCAAGGCGAACATGCTGCGCGACCACCGCCCCGAGGATCTGCCGCGCCCCGAGGGCGAGGGCGATTGGGCGGTCTACACGCCGATGTCGGACACCTCCGCCGAGGAGCTCGTCGAGACGCCCGAGCTCACCGATGAGGACCGCCGTTGA
- a CDS encoding amino acid ABC transporter permease translates to MNYDLQFFYVWQNLDKLGQGLLISLELTVLANLIGLSLGFVIALMLRARTVALRAPASALVEVFRCTPVLIQVVWFFYCVPILFNLFVDPMVMGVLALGLNLAAFNAEGYRAAIQSVPREQYDACSALGLSGWTRVRHVILPHALRAALPVLMTNGITIFQQSALVALVAIPDLMYEGKMLATETYRPIETYTVVALIYFAISAPISLIVQRIEARFDRVQA, encoded by the coding sequence ATGAATTATGACCTGCAATTCTTCTACGTCTGGCAAAACCTCGACAAGCTCGGCCAGGGGCTCCTGATCTCGCTCGAGCTCACGGTGCTGGCCAATCTGATCGGGCTGAGCCTCGGCTTTGTCATCGCGCTGATGCTGCGGGCGCGCACGGTGGCGCTGCGGGCGCCGGCCTCGGCGCTCGTCGAGGTGTTTCGCTGCACCCCGGTGCTGATCCAGGTGGTGTGGTTTTTCTACTGCGTGCCGATCCTCTTCAACCTCTTCGTCGATCCGATGGTGATGGGGGTGCTGGCGCTCGGGCTGAACCTCGCCGCCTTCAACGCCGAGGGCTACCGCGCCGCGATCCAGTCGGTGCCGCGCGAGCAATATGACGCCTGCTCCGCGCTCGGGCTCTCGGGCTGGACGCGGGTGCGCCATGTGATCTTGCCCCATGCGCTGCGCGCCGCGCTGCCGGTGCTGATGACCAACGGCATCACCATCTTCCAGCAAAGCGCGCTGGTCGCGCTCGTGGCGATCCCGGACCTGATGTATGAGGGCAAGATGCTCGCCACCGAGACCTATCGCCCGATCGAGACCTATACCGTCGTCGCGCTGATCTATTTCGCGATCTCCGCGCCGATCTCGCTGATCGTGCAGCGCATCGAGGCGCGGTTCGACCGCGTCCAGGCCTGA
- a CDS encoding K+/H+ antiporter subunit F — MIGYALAFAIGCFALALLFNLYRVVRAPGVTDRILALDTMAVNAIALIVLFGIQEGTAIFFEASILYAMTGFVATVAYAKFLLRGDIIE; from the coding sequence ATGATCGGCTATGCGCTGGCTTTCGCGATCGGCTGTTTTGCGCTCGCGCTCTTGTTCAACCTTTACCGCGTGGTGCGCGCGCCGGGCGTCACCGACCGGATCCTCGCGCTCGATACGATGGCGGTCAACGCGATCGCGCTGATCGTGCTCTTCGGGATCCAGGAGGGCACCGCGATCTTCTTCGAGGCCTCGATCCTCTACGCGATGACCGGCTTCGTGGCGACCGTGGCTTACGCGAAATTCCTGCTGCGCGGCGATATCATCGAGTGA
- a CDS encoding LysR family transcriptional regulator, whose amino-acid sequence MKTPRRFLPSLSLLQAFEAAARLQSITGAAAELSLTQSAVSRQIRALEEQLGTVLFHREKQTIRLTHGGATYAREVREALQKISQASMNLRANPHGGTLSLAILPTFGTRWLAPRLPAFLAANPGITINLVTRLTQFDFSAETVDAAIHFGRTDWPGAAFTYLMGEDVVPACSPAMAARFGFGAPADLRAAPLLHLTSRPDAWEKYFARNGVDAENVHGMLFDQFATAAQAAAAGLGVALLPTFLIEDEIAAGRLVRAFDAPMRSDEAYYLCWPRDQGDYEPLRQFADWLVGEARAFEAARA is encoded by the coding sequence ATGAAAACCCCGCGCCGTTTCCTGCCCTCGCTCTCGCTTTTGCAAGCCTTCGAGGCGGCGGCGCGGCTGCAATCGATCACCGGCGCCGCGGCCGAGCTCTCGCTCACCCAAAGCGCCGTCTCGCGCCAGATCCGCGCGCTCGAGGAACAGCTCGGCACCGTGCTCTTTCACCGCGAGAAACAGACGATCCGGCTGACCCATGGCGGGGCGACCTATGCCCGCGAGGTGCGCGAGGCGCTGCAAAAGATCTCGCAGGCCTCGATGAACCTGCGCGCCAACCCACATGGCGGCACGCTCTCGCTCGCGATCTTGCCGACCTTCGGCACGCGTTGGCTCGCGCCGCGGCTGCCGGCGTTTCTGGCCGCCAATCCGGGGATCACGATCAACCTCGTCACCCGGCTGACGCAGTTCGATTTCTCCGCCGAGACGGTCGATGCCGCGATCCATTTCGGGCGCACCGATTGGCCCGGCGCGGCCTTCACCTATCTGATGGGCGAAGATGTCGTGCCCGCCTGTTCGCCGGCGATGGCGGCGCGGTTCGGCTTTGGCGCGCCCGCCGATCTGCGCGCCGCGCCGCTCCTGCATCTGACCTCGCGCCCCGATGCCTGGGAGAAATATTTCGCCCGCAACGGGGTCGATGCCGAGAATGTCCACGGCATGCTCTTTGACCAATTCGCCACCGCCGCGCAGGCCGCCGCGGCCGGGCTCGGCGTCGCGCTCCTGCCGACCTTTCTGATCGAGGATGAGATCGCCGCGGGGCGGCTCGTGCGCGCGTTTGATGCGCCGATGCGCTCGGATGAGGCCTATTACCTCTGCTGGCCGCGCGATCAGGGCGATTACGAGCCGCTGCGCCAGTTCGCCGATTGGCTGGTGGGGGAGGCCCGCGCCTTCGAGGCGGCGCGGGCCTGA
- a CDS encoding helix-turn-helix domain-containing protein — MWKTEIRALNETPAETGPVDIGANLKALRLARGRTLAAAAAQCGVSAATLSRIENGQLSPTFDVVSKITEGFGVGLRELLSFKARQGFAGWRALTRAGEGRVVETPHYRLELLGEEVAAKPYLVFRAEILARAREDFEALQAHPGQEQVIVQSGRVQVWTEHYAPVELGPGDSFAFDSAMGHALVSLSPEPAVVLWVCDARETR, encoded by the coding sequence ATGTGGAAAACCGAAATCCGTGCGCTGAACGAGACCCCCGCCGAGACCGGGCCGGTCGATATCGGCGCCAATCTCAAGGCGCTGCGGCTGGCGCGCGGGCGCACGCTGGCGGCGGCGGCGGCGCAATGCGGGGTTTCGGCCGCGACGCTGTCGCGCATCGAGAACGGCCAGCTTTCGCCCACTTTCGATGTCGTCTCGAAGATCACCGAGGGCTTTGGCGTCGGGCTGCGCGAGCTCTTGTCCTTCAAGGCGCGGCAGGGGTTCGCGGGCTGGCGGGCGCTGACGCGGGCGGGTGAGGGGCGGGTCGTCGAGACGCCGCATTACCGGCTCGAGCTCTTGGGCGAAGAGGTGGCGGCGAAGCCCTATCTCGTCTTCCGCGCCGAGATCCTCGCCCGCGCGCGCGAGGACTTCGAGGCGCTGCAGGCCCATCCGGGGCAGGAACAGGTGATCGTGCAATCGGGGCGCGTGCAGGTCTGGACCGAACATTACGCGCCCGTCGAGCTCGGCCCGGGCGACAGCTTCGCCTTCGACAGCGCGATGGGCCATGCGCTGGTGTCGCTGAGCCCCGAGCCGGCGGTGGTTTTGTGGGTCTGCGACGCGCGCGAGACCCGGTAA
- a CDS encoding ornithine cyclodeaminase family protein encodes MRVLSLEDTRAALPFGALIAALDAGFRAGAEVPLRHHHFMKTPGAADDVLLLMPAWQQAGWGGVKIVNVHPGNAGRGLPAIASSYILFDRLTGVHKLLLDGGELTARRTAAASALAAKRLARPESRKMLIVGAGRVGANLAWAYRAAFAIEEIEIWSRTAASAEALAVELRRGGLNARAVPDLEAAVKRAEIISCATLSRAPLIEGEWLQPGQHIDLIGSFTPEMREADDEVLARARIFLDTDHAMVESGDIAIPLASGAISKADIEGTLAGLCRDDLRPRASAEEITLFKGVGSAIEDLAAAVLAYESLTA; translated from the coding sequence ATGCGAGTTCTGAGCCTTGAAGACACCCGGGCCGCGCTGCCCTTTGGCGCGTTGATCGCGGCGCTCGATGCGGGGTTCCGCGCGGGCGCCGAGGTGCCGCTGCGCCACCATCATTTCATGAAGACCCCGGGCGCGGCGGATGATGTGCTGCTCCTGATGCCGGCCTGGCAGCAGGCGGGTTGGGGCGGCGTCAAGATCGTCAACGTGCATCCGGGCAACGCCGGGCGCGGGCTGCCGGCGATCGCCTCGAGCTATATCCTCTTCGACCGGCTGACGGGGGTGCACAAGCTGCTCCTTGACGGGGGCGAGCTGACCGCGCGGCGCACGGCGGCCGCCTCGGCGCTCGCCGCCAAGCGCCTCGCGCGGCCCGAGAGCCGCAAGATGCTGATCGTGGGCGCGGGGCGCGTGGGGGCGAACCTCGCCTGGGCCTACCGCGCGGCCTTCGCCATCGAGGAGATCGAGATCTGGTCGCGCACCGCGGCTTCGGCCGAGGCGCTCGCGGTCGAGCTGCGCCGCGGCGGGCTCAATGCGCGGGCGGTGCCCGATCTCGAGGCCGCGGTGAAGCGCGCCGAGATCATCTCCTGCGCGACGCTCTCGCGCGCGCCGCTGATCGAGGGGGAATGGCTGCAACCGGGCCAGCATATCGACCTGATCGGCTCCTTCACGCCCGAGATGCGCGAGGCCGATGACGAGGTTCTGGCGCGGGCGCGGATCTTCCTCGACACCGATCACGCGATGGTCGAGAGCGGCGATATCGCGATCCCGCTGGCCTCGGGGGCGATCTCGAAGGCCGATATCGAGGGCACGCTCGCGGGGCTTTGCCGGGACGATCTGCGCCCGCGCGCCTCGGCCGAGGAGATCACGCTCTTCAAGGGCGTGGGCTCTGCGATCGAGGATCTGGCGGCGGCCGTTCTGGCCTATGAGAGCCTCACGGCCTGA